Proteins encoded by one window of Apium graveolens cultivar Ventura unplaced genomic scaffold, ASM990537v1 ctg2567_1, whole genome shotgun sequence:
- the LOC141700600 gene encoding proline-rich receptor-like protein kinase PERK15, with product MSFISLQMASSPDSAPSGNNSSSSSPPPSSGGNSSPPPSSPPPSKSPPPSSPPPSSPPPKSESPPPPDSKSSPSSGSKSSPPSGKSPSPPAAAISPPAAAISPPAPTTPEVPGVFFSPPPIVDPALTLTPSAAPPGRSPSNGSSRQKSSSNDNAGSITGGVLGSVVVLAVLIIACAVCCRKKKRKSYPPNGSHVEYYQGRQQWNGPQDHVVKLQAPPNAGGWGAPQSGEHSSNYSGSHPTPQGQHLTNMSLGYNQSQFSYEDLASATNGFSDANLIGQGGFGYVHKGVLPNGREVAVKSLKTGSGQGEREFQAEVEIISRVHHRHLVSLVGYSIADTQRMLVYEFVPNKTLEYHLYNKGTVMDWPTRLRIAVGSAKGLAYLHEDCHPKIIHRDIKAANILLDNNYEAMVADFGLAKLSSDNFTHVSTRVMGTFGYLAPEYAQSGKLTDKSDVFSFGVMLLELITGRKPFDPTSKYSDDGLVDWARPLMTKALEDGNYSELVDPRLENNYNSEEVARMVALAAASVRHSARRRPKMSQIVRTLEGDLSLDDLSDAGSKASSGLTASQVYDTTAYNADMLKFRKMVLDSGEYTSD from the exons ATGAGTTTCATATCTTTGCAAATGGCTTCATCCCCTGACTCTGCTCCCTCTGGCAATAATAGCAGTAGTAGTTCACCACCACCTTCTTCTGGTGGCAACTCATCTCCGCCCCCGTCTTCACCACCACCGTCAAAATCACCACCACCATCCTCGCCACCTCCATCATCGCCCCCACCAAAAAGTGAGTCTCCTCCACCACCGGATTCCAAGTCCTCACCTTCATCTGGGAGTAAGTCATCTCCACCATCAGGGAAAAGTCCATCACCTCCAGCTGCTGCCATATCACCTCCAGCTGCTGCCATATCTCCGCCTGCGCCTACCACCCCGGAAGTGCCTGGTGTATTTTTCTCCCCACCTCCGATAGTTGATCCTGCACTCACACTCACACCATCAGCTGCACCGCCTGGCAGGTCCCCATCCAATGGGTCAAGTCGTCAGAAATCATCATCAAATGACAACGCAGGTTCTATTACAGGAGGAGTTCTTGGTAGTGTAGTTGTTCTGGCTGTTCTGATCATTGCTTGTGCAGTATGTTGCaggaaaaagaagagaaaatCATACCCCCCTAATG GTTCACACGTTGAATATTACCAAGGTCGTCAACAGTGGAATGGTCCTCAAGACCATGTTGTAAAGCTACAAGCACCACCTAATGCAGGTGGCTGGGGAGCACCGCAGAGCGGTGAGCACAGCTCCAACTATTCAGGGTCACATCCAACACCTCAGGGACAGCATCTAACGAATATGAGTCTTGGATATAATCAGAGCCAGTTCTCCTATGAGGATTTAGCCTCAGCCACTAATGGATTTTCTGATGCCAACTTAATAGGACAAGGTGGGTTCGGATATGTTCATAAAGGTGTGCTGCCTAATGGTCGAGAGGTTGCTGTAAAAAGCTTAAAGACGGGTAGTGGGCAAGGGGAGAGAGAGTTCCAGGCGGAAGTTGAGATAATTAGCCGCGTCCACCATCGCCATCTTGTGTCACTCGTTGGATATTCAATTGCTGATACCCAGAGAATGCTAGTTTATGAATTTGTTCCTAACAAAACCTTGGAATATCATCTTTATA ATAAAGGAACAGTCATGGATTGGCCAACTAGGCTTCGTATTGCTGTGGGATCAGCAAAAGGACTTGCTTATCTTCACGAAGATT GCCACCCTAAGATCATTCATCGTGACATCAAAGCAGCTAATATACTCCTAGATAACAATTATGAAGCTATG GTAGCTGATTTTGGTTTAGCTAAACTTTCTTCTGATAATTTCACTCATGTATCCACTCGTGTCATGGGAACTTTCGG GTACTTGGCCCCAGAATATGCACAAAGCGGAAAATTGACAGATAAATCTGATGTTTTTTCATTTGGCGTCATGCTCTTAGAGCTCATAACCGGAAGGAAACCATTTGATCCCACAAGTAAATATTCGGATGATGGTTTGGTAGATTGG GCGAGACCACTAATGACAAAAGCATTGGAAGATGGAAACTACAGTGAATTGGTGGATCCTCGCTTGGAGAATAACTATAATTCTGAAGAAGTGGCGCGCATGGTTGCCTTGGCTGCTGCCAGTGTTCGCCATTCTGCTAGAAGACGGCCAAAGATGAGCCAG ATTGTACGTACACTGGAAGGGGATTTGTCGCTAGATGACTTGAGCGATGCTGGCTCGAAAGCAAGCTCGGGCTTGACAGCAAGTCAGGTTTACGACACAACTGCCTACAATGCAGATATGTTGAAGTTCAGGAAAATGGTACTTGACAGTGGAGAATACACAAGTGACTAG